In Hippocampus zosterae strain Florida unplaced genomic scaffold, ASM2543408v3 HiC_scaffold_174, whole genome shotgun sequence, the following are encoded in one genomic region:
- the LOC127594508 gene encoding uncharacterized protein LOC127594508, with protein sequence MKRLTKEYAILKKSPLPNVLARPTPDNLFLWHFVMFGMNHPFTGGFYHGVVIVPEEYPFKPPNIQYKTPNGRFKTNYNVCMSFTTHHPESWNQNWNIGMMLTGLISFMFDKEFADGEMKTSDAEKLKLAKASVEFNQKDKEFLQLFYEDLDAISFPKPAVMPARLDEKSAEQLAAEQREVDRQRKEKQRVDD encoded by the coding sequence ATGAAGCGCTTGACCAAGGAGTACGCGATCCTCAAGAAGAGCCCGCTGCCTAACGTGCTGGCCCGGCCCACTCCTGACAACCTCTTTCTCTGGCACTTCGTCATGTTCGGCATGAACCATCCCTTCACCGGCGGCTTCTACCACGGCGTGGTCATCGTCCCGGAGGAGTACCCTTTCAAGCCCCCGAACATACAGTACAAAACCCCGAACGGTCGGTTCAAGACCAACTACAATGTCTGCATGAGTTTCACCACGCACCACCCCGAGTCTTGGAACCAGAACTGGAACATCGGGATGATGCTGACCGGCCTCATCAGCTTCATGTTCGACAAGGAGTTCGCGGACGGGGAGATGAAGACTTCTGACGCGGAAAAACTAAAGCTGGCCAAGGCCTCTGTCGAGTTCAACCAGAAGGACAAGGAGTTCCTTCAACTCTTTTACGAGGATCTTGACGCCATCAGCTTTCCTAAGCCTGCGGTAATGCCGGCCAGGCTCGACGAAAAGTCGGCCGAGCAGCTTGCTGCAGAGCAGCGGGAGGTCGACCGCCAGCGCAAAGAAAAGCAGCGGGTGGATGACTAG